A stretch of the Medicago truncatula cultivar Jemalong A17 chromosome 5, MtrunA17r5.0-ANR, whole genome shotgun sequence genome encodes the following:
- the LOC112422027 gene encoding LOW QUALITY PROTEIN: uncharacterized protein (The sequence of the model RefSeq protein was modified relative to this genomic sequence to represent the inferred CDS: inserted 2 bases in 1 codon), producing the protein MAETQTQAQAQIQAQAQALAQAQTQAQAVTEAQARSQAPPLPPPVRTQAEASSSWTLCADTPTQSAPQRSTPWFPPFTAGEIFRPIACEAQMPTHQYTTQVPLPAMRVTPATMTYSAPAIHTIPQTEEPIFHSGNAEAYEEVSDLREKYDELRRDMKALHEKGKFGKTAYDLCLVPSVQVPHKFKIPDFEKYKGSSCPEEHLKMYVRRMPAYAQDDQILIYYFQESLTGPASKWYTNLDKTRVQTFRDLCEAFVEQYSYNVDMTPDRSDLQAMTQGDKETFKEYAQRWRDTAAQVSPRIEEKEMTKLFLKTLNHFYYKKMVGSTPKSFAEMVGMGVQLEEGVREGRLVKNTTPASGTKKTGNHFPRKKEQEVGMVTHGGPQQTYPAYQHIAAITPTSHSFQQTNNHPQIPQYPQIPQYPQIPQYPQFPQNPSPQNTQQQNFQQQPYQQYPYQQYPQQNFQQQPYQQRPQQPRPPRMPINPIPVTYAELLPGLLKKNLVQTRTAPPIPEKLPSWYRLDQTCDFHEGGRGHNIETCYAFKSTVQRLINDGKITFTDSAPNVQTNPLPNHGAATVNMIEDCQKTRPVQNVQHIRTPLVPLHAKLCKVDLFEHDHDLCEVCLMNSGGCQKVRNDIQGLLDRGELVVERRCDDVCVITPEGPLEVFYDSRKPTITPLVICLPGPLPYASEKAIPYKYNANMIEEGREVPIPSLSSVDNIVEDSRVLRNGRVVPIVFPKRIDATVNKEVRTKDAGIAKEVDQPKEAGTSAEFDEILKLIKKSEYRVVDQLMQTPSKISIMSLLLNSEAHKDALMKVLEQAFVDYDVTVGQFGGIVGNITACNNLSFSDEELPAEGRNHNRALHISVNCKTDALSKVLVDTGSSLNVLSKTTYTQLAYQDAPLRRSGVMVKAFDGSRKDVLGEVVLPITVGPQVFQVNFQVMDIQASYSCLLGRPWIHEAGAVTSTLHQKLKFVKNGKLVTVNGEEALLVSHLSSFSFIGADDVEGTPFQGFTIEDKNTKRNEASISSLKDAQKVIQAGGSTSWGKLIELPENKHREGLGFFPSTSLSTAKKGTFHSSGFIHAIIEDDPESVPRGLITPGVSSHNWVAVDVPFVAHLLEIDEPVEQHNPMISPNFEFPVYEAEEEESEEIPDEISRLLEQEGKTIQPYGDELEVINLGTKEDKKEIKVGASLETSVKKQVIELLKEYVDVFAWSYQDMPGLDTDIVVHHLPLKPECPPVKQKLRRTRPDMALKIKEEVQKQIDAGFLITSNYPQWLANIVPVPKKDGKVRMCVDYRDLNKASPKDDFPLPHIDVLVDNTAKSKVFSFMDGFSGYXKMAPEDREKTSFITPWGTFCYKVMPFGLINAGATYQRGMTTLFHDMIHKEIEVYVDDMIVKSITEEDHVKYLQKMFQRLRKYKLRLNPNKCTFGVRSGKLLGFIVSQKGIEVDPDKVKAIREMPAPRTEKEVRGFLGRLNYISRFISHMTATCGPIFKLLRKEQGIVWTEDCQKAFDSIKKYLLEPPILIPPVEGRPLIMYLTVLENSMGCVLGQQDETGRKEHAIYYLSKKFTECESRYSMLEKTCCALAWAAKRLRHYMINHTTWLVSKMDPIKYIFEKPALTGRIARWQMLLSEYDIEYRSQKAIKGSILADHLAHQPLEDYRPIKFDFPDEEIMYLKMKDCDEPLFGEGPDPDSVWGLIFDGAVNVYGNGIGAVLLTPKGAHIPFTARLRFDCTNNIAEYEACIMGIEEAIDLRIKNIEIYGDSALVINQIKGKWETLHAGLIPYRDYARRLLTFFNKVELHHIPRDENQMADALATLSSMIKVNHHNDVPLISVKFLDRPAYVFAAEAVFDDKPWFHDIKVFLQTREYPPGASNKDKKTLRRLSSNFFLNGDILYKRNFDTVLLRCVDKYEADLLIHEIHEGSFGIHPNGHTMAKKILRAGYYWMTMESDCHKHTRKCHKWATPFSLVYGMEAVLPVEVEIPSLRVLMEADLSEAEWVQNRYDQLNLIEEKRMTALCHGQLYQKRMKQAFDKKVRPREFKEGDLVLKKIFSFQPDSRGKWAPNYEGPYVVKRAFSGGAMTLQTMDDFEKSSRSMMKSTGVASGGIVHQALTKDNYERWKGVMQNYLQGQGLWDNVIENFDDNNTDFQASKKMNNTDFQASKKMKDGKAFHIFQLSLGRELHETVKKSNGNHFNNQNGESKATPDLEQGLLGVVQSVSEVETEASRNTKDAKALHIIQLACGREIVDEISHFKTAKNAWNHLKLQYGKELKAKPDTEQGMCL; encoded by the exons atggcAGAAACTCAGACTCAAGCTCAAGCACAGATTCAAGCACAAGCGCAAGCATTGGCACAAGCGCAAACTCAAGCTCAGGCCGTAACAGAAGCGCAGGCCCGATCACAAGCACCTCCACTTCCTCCCCCTGTCAGAACTCAGGCCGAGGCATCTTCTTCTTGGACACTATGTGCTGACACTCCAACGCAGTCCGCTCCGCAACGTTCCACGCCTTGGTTTCCACCTTTCACTGCTGGGGAGATATTTCGTCCTATCGCTTGTGAAGCTCAGATGCCCACTCACCAGTACACGACTCAAGTACCCCTACCTGCCATGAGGGTCACTCCAGCCACCATGACCTACTCAGCACCCGCGATACATACAATTCCGCAAACTGAAGAGCCTATCTTTCATTCAGGGAATGCAGAGGCTTACGAGGAAGTAAGCGACCTACGAGAGAAGTATGATGAACTACGCCGAGACATGAAAGCTCTCCATGAAAAAGGGAAATTCGGGAAGACTGCGTACGATCTCTGTTTGGTACCAAGTGTGCAGGTACCTCACAAATTCAAGATTCCAGATTTCGAGAAATACAAAGGGAGTTCTTGTCCTGAGGAACATCTAAAAATGTATGTGAGAAGGATGCCTGCGTATGCCCAAGATGATCAGATTCTTATTTACTACTTCCAAGAAAGCTTGACCGGCCCTGCTTCAAAGTGGTACACAAACCTAGACAAAACAAGGGTTCAAACTTTCCGTGACCtttgtgaagcttttgtggaacagTACAGCTACAATGTAGACATGACTCCGGACCGAAGTGACCTCCAAGCCATGACTCAGGGGGATAAAGAGACGTTCAAAGAGTACGCCCAACGGTGGAGAGACaccgctgcccaagtcagccCACGAATTGAGGAGAAAgagatgaccaagctcttcCTAAAAACtttgaatcatttttattacaaaaagatGGTCGGGAGTACACCAAAGAGCTTCGCggagatggttggtatgggaGTACAGTTAgaagaaggagtccgagaaggacgcTTAGTAAAGAATACAACTCCTGCCAGTGGGACCAAGAAGACCGGGAACCATTTCCCGAGGAAGAAAGAACAAGAAGTCGGTATGGTGACACATGGAGGGcctcaacaaacttatccagccTATCAACACATTGCTGCCATCACACCCACCTCTCACTcttttcaacaaacaaataacCATCCTCAAATACCACAATATCCTCAAATACCACAATACCCTCAAATACCACAATATCCTCAATTCCCACAAAATCCTTCACCACAAAAtactcaacaacaaaatttccaacaacaaccataccaacaataCCCATACCAACAATACcctcaacaaaatttccaacaacaacctTATCAACAACGCCCACAACAACCTCGACCACCAAGAATGCCGATTAACCCAATACCAGTCACCTATGCAGAATTACTTCCCGGCTTACTCAAGAAAAACCTTGTCCAAACTAGAACAGCTCCTCCTATCCCAGAAAAACTACCATCTTGGTATAGACTTGACCAAACTTGTGACTTCCATGAAGGGGGCCGTGGCCATAACATTGAAACTTGTTATGCCTTTAAAAGCACAGTACAGAGGTTGATCAATGATGGAAAAATAACTTTCACAGACTCGGCGCCAAATGTTCAAACAAATCCATTGCCAAATCATGGTGCCGCAACAGTCAACATGATCGAAGATTGTCAAAAGACTCGTCCCGTTCAGAATGTTCAACATATCAGAACACCCTTGGTTCCGTTACATGCCAAATTATGCAAAGTCGACCTTTTTGAGCATGATCATGATCTCTGTGAAGTATGCCTCATGAACTCCGGAGGATGCCAGAAAGTAAGAAATGATATTCAAGGGCTTCTAGACCGAGGAGAGCTTGTGGTCGAAAGGAGGTGTGATGACGTGTGTGTAATAACTCCTGAAGGGCCTTTGGAGGTATTTTATGACAGTCGAAAGCCAACTATCACCCCTCTGGTGATCTGCTTACCGGGTCCACTGCCATATGCTTCTGAAAAAGCcattccatacaaatacaatgccaaCATGATTGAAGAGGGTCGTGAGGTTCCAATACCGTCTTTGTCTAGTGTGGATAATATTGTTGAAGACAGTAGAGTTCTGAGAAATGGGCGCGTTGTTCCCATAGTGTTCCCAAAGAGGATTGATGCTACAGTAAACAAGGAGGTTCGGACTAAAGATGCTGGTATCGCCAAAGAAGTGGATCAACCCAAAGAGGCTGGTACAAGTGCAGAGTTTGACGAGATTCTCAAGTTAATAAAGAAGAGCGAGTACAGGGTTGTTGACCAACTGATGCAGACTCCATCCAAAATATCCATAATGTCTTTATTACTAAATTCTGAGGCCCATAAAGATGCATTAATGAAGGTCTTAGAACAAGcttttgtggattatgatgtaacGGTGGGTCAGTTTGGCGGAATAGTAGGGAACATCACTGCATGCAACAACTTgagtttcagtgatgaagagcTCCCAGCAGAAGGAAGGAACCATAATCGGGCGCTGCATATATCTGTGAACTGTAAAACTGATGCTTTGTCAAAAGTGCTGGTGGATACTGGATCATCTTTGAATGTGTtgtccaaaacaacttatacccAACTCGCTTACCAAGACGCACCTTTGAGACGAAGTGGGGTAATGGTGAAAGCTTTTGATGGCTCGAGGAAGGATGTCCTTGGAGAGGTGGTTCTACCCATCACAGTTGGGCCACAAGTTTTCCAAGTTAATTTTCAAGTCATGGACATTCAAGCTTCGTATAGTTGCCTACTGGGTCGACCCTGGATTCACGAGGCAGGGGCTGTCACATCCACGCTGCATCAAAAGCTgaagtttgtgaagaatggGAAGCTAGTAACTGTAAACGGTGAAGAGGCTTTATTGGTGAGTCATTTgtcatctttttctttcattgggGCAGACGATGTCGAAGGGACACCTTTTCAAGGGTTTACTATAGAAGATAAGAATACCAAGAGGAATGAAGCCTCTATCTCGTCTctgaaagatgctcagaaggtcATACAAGCAGGAGGGTCCACAAGCTGGGGAAAACTGATAGAGCTTCCAGAAAACAAGCACCGAGAAGGTTTGGGTTTCTTCCCATCTACTAGTTTGTCCACAGCAAAGAAGGGCACTTTCCACAGTTCGGGCTTTATCCATGCAATCATTGAAGACGATCCTGAAAGTGTGCCACGAGGTCTTATAACGCCAGGAGTATCCAGCCACAATTGGGTTGCCGTAGATGTTCCTTTTGTTGCTCACTT ATTAGAAATCGACGAACCCGTTGAACAACATAACCCTATgatctctcccaactttgagttccctgtgtatgaagcggAGGAAGAAGAGAGTGAAGAGATCCCTGACGAAATCTCTCGACTACTCGAACAAGAGGGGAAGACCATTCAGCCTTATGGGGACGAACTAGAAGTGATTAACTTGGGCACCAaagaagacaagaaagaaatcaaggttGGGGCATCGCTCGAAACAAGTGTTAAAAAGCAAGTGATAGAGCTCCTCaaagaatatgttgatgtgtttgCCTGGTCCTACCAAGATATGCCGGGTCTAGACACTGATATTGTGGTGCATCACCTACCTTTGAAACCTGAGTGTCCGCCAGTCAAACAAAAGTTGAGAAGAACACGTCCTGACATGGCtctcaaaatcaaagaagaggTACAGAAACAGATCGACGCTGGTTTCCTCATCACATCAAATTACCCCCAATGGTTAGCTAACAtagtgcctgttccaaagaaagatggtaaggtcagaatgtgtgttgactacCGTGATTTAAACAAAGCTAGCCCGAAAGACGACTTTCCTTTACCTCATATTGACGTGTTGGTTGACAATACTGCAAAGTCTAAAGTCTTCTCATTCATGGATGGATTCTCCGGTTA AAAGATGGCACCCGAAGATAGAGAGAAAACATCATTTATCACACCTTGGGGCACTTTTTGTTACAAAGTAATGCCGTTCGGTTTAATCAATGCAGGAGCTACTTATCAGAGGGGTATGACTACTCTTTTCCACGATATGATACATAAAGAGATTGAGgtctatgtggatgatatgatagtCAAGTCGATTACTGAAGAAGACCATGTCAAGTATCTACAGAAGATGTTCCAGCGCCTGAGGAAGTACAAACTTCGTCTAAATCCCAACAAATGCACTTTTGGTGTCAGATCCGGAAAGCttctaggcttcattgtcagccagaAAGGCATCGAAGTAGATCCTGACAAAGTCAAAGCCATCAGAGAGATGCCTGCTCCGAGAACAGAAAAAGAAGTAAGGGGTTTTCTTGGACGACTAAATTACATCTCCCGgttcatttctcatatgactgcaacttgTGGGCCGATATTCAAACTACTCCGCAAAGAACAAGGTATTGTGTGGACCGAAGATTGCCAGAAGGCTTTTGACAGCATAAAGAAGTACTTGCTAGAACCACCGATTCTCATCCCTCCAGTTGAAGGaagacctttgatcatgtacCTAACAGTGTTAGAAAATTCCATGGGTTGTGTGCTCggacaacaagatgaaaccggaagaAAAGAGCAcgccatttattatttaagcaaGAAGTTTACTGAATGTGAATCTCGATACTCCATGCTCGAGAAGACATGTTGTGCTCTAgcctgggctgccaaacgcctccGTCATTATATGATCAATCACACTACTTGGCTGGTATCTAAAATGGATCCaatcaagtacatatttgagaagccCGCTTTGACAGGAAGGATTGCACGGTGGCAGATGCTACTATCTGAATATGATATCGAGTACCGTTCCCAGAAGGCAATTAAAGGCAGTATTCTTGCTGATCACTTAGCTCACCAACCACTTGAAGACTATCGACCTATCAAGTTTGACTTTCCTGATGAAGAGATTATGTATCTAAAGATGAAAGATTGTGACGAGCCACTATTCGGAGAAGGTCCTGATCCAGATTCAGTgtggggtttgatatttgatggggcTGTCAATGTATACGGCAACGGCATAGGGGCAGTACTCCTTACTCCTAAGGGTGCTCACATCCCTTTCACAGCAAGACTCCGGTTTGACTGCACGAACAACATCGCTGAATATGAAGCCTGCATCATGggtattgaagaagccattgatctAAGAATCAAGAACATCGAAATATATGGAGATTCAGCTCTTGTAATCaaccagatcaaaggaaaatgggaaACTCTTCACGCAGGACTAATACCTTATCGAGACTATGCAAGACGTTTATTGACCTTCTTCAACAAAGTGGAATTACATCATATCCCTCGGGATGAGAATCAGATGGCTGATGCCTTGGCTACTTTGTCTTCAATGATCAAGGTGAATCATCACAATGACGTGCCACTAATCAGTGTCAAATTCCTTGATAGACCCGCTTATGTGTTTGCCGCTGAAGCAGTTTTCGACGATAAACCTTGGTTTCATGATATTAAGGTGTTTCTCCAAACTCGAGAGTATCCTCCTGGAGcatccaacaaagataagaaGACTCTCAGAAGATTATCTAGTAATTTCTTCCTGAATGGGGATatcttgtacaaaagaaactttgaCACGGTCTTGCTCAGATGTGTAGACAAATATGAAGCTGATTTATTGATACATGAAATACACGAAGGATCCTTCGGAATTCATCCTAATGGGCACACAATGGCTAAAAAGATATTGCGAGCAGGCTACTACTGGATGACAATGGAATCAGATTGCCACAAGCATACCAGAAAGTGTCACAAGT GGGCAACTCCCTTCTCCCTGGTATATGGCATGGAGGCAGTACTTCCTGTAGAAGTCGAAATTCCATCATTGAGAGTTCTAATGGAGGCTGActtatcagaagctgaatggGTTCAGAATAGATACGACCAGTTGAATCTGATTGAAGAAAAGCGCATGACGGCCCTATGTCACGgacaattatatcaaaaaaggatgaaacaggcctttgacaagaaagttcgtCCCCGTGAGTTTAAAGAAGGTGATCTTGTGCTCAAAAAGATTTTCTCTTTCCAACCAGACTCCCGAGGCAAGTGGGCTCCTAATTATGAAGGTCCGTATGTTGTTAAAAGAGCCTTCTCAGGTGGTGCCATGACTCTACAAACCATGGACG